From one Henriciella marina DSM 19595 genomic stretch:
- a CDS encoding LysR family transcriptional regulator has protein sequence MKKNQLDWDKLRVFGVVAELKSFTAAAKRLGESTPTVSRKIDELEKMLRCDLFTRTTKGVELTEAGWQVVKRTHSMGDQANEIINTLSGIDKDGGGSLRLAGQDGVASHWITKFIPEFQAENELIDLDIQILDHEIDLIASESDLSITFTEPRHRDIMAIRLGVLHYMFFSTETYLKGRAVPESLYDLRGHDVLIHDAYSHQIERWSTRAVDLKKALRFKLHTNSGTVLKEICASGGGIAVMPSYVIDIDDRLVALDLPEVAPIQFWLTYSPRIQRLSRGRALIDWLRKQFSSDRSPWFQETFVNPNRFETYERRLRPEASPGAKPSSGS, from the coding sequence ATGAAGAAAAACCAACTCGACTGGGACAAGCTTCGCGTGTTCGGTGTGGTGGCAGAGCTCAAGAGTTTTACTGCGGCCGCAAAGCGGCTCGGTGAATCGACCCCGACGGTCAGCCGGAAAATCGATGAGCTTGAGAAAATGCTGCGATGTGATCTCTTCACCCGCACCACAAAAGGCGTCGAGCTGACAGAGGCTGGCTGGCAGGTCGTGAAGCGAACGCATTCGATGGGTGATCAAGCAAATGAGATCATCAACACGCTAAGCGGTATCGATAAGGATGGCGGGGGAAGCCTGCGCCTGGCTGGTCAGGACGGCGTCGCCTCGCACTGGATCACAAAATTCATACCGGAGTTTCAGGCCGAGAATGAGCTGATCGATCTGGATATCCAGATTCTGGACCATGAAATTGACCTGATTGCGAGCGAGTCCGATCTCAGCATTACATTCACCGAGCCTCGCCACAGGGACATCATGGCAATCCGGCTTGGCGTGCTTCATTACATGTTTTTCTCGACCGAGACCTATCTCAAGGGACGCGCGGTGCCGGAGAGCCTCTATGACCTTCGTGGTCACGACGTCCTCATTCATGACGCTTATTCTCACCAGATAGAACGCTGGTCGACGCGGGCGGTCGACCTGAAGAAGGCACTGCGCTTCAAGCTGCACACCAATTCCGGCACTGTACTGAAAGAGATCTGCGCCTCGGGAGGCGGCATCGCGGTCATGCCATCCTATGTCATTGATATCGACGACCGGCTGGTGGCGCTCGACCTGCCTGAAGTCGCACCGATCCAGTTCTGGTTGACCTACTCGCCGCGCATCCAGAGGCTCTCACGCGGGCGCGCGCTCATCGACTGGTTGCGCAAGCAGTTCTCAAGCGATCGCTCGCCCTGGTTTCAGGAGACGTTCGTGAACCCGAACAGGTTCGAGACCTATGAGAGACGTTTAAGGCCGGAGGCCTCGCCTGGAGCTAAACCGTCTTCAGGATCGTAA
- a CDS encoding helix-turn-helix domain-containing protein encodes MSTVLTASPRKVSDADRGIGQLVRQARRRIGMTLDDLAKQLGLSYQQVHKYENGTNRISAGTLAAIANILTVPIDHLFPEEVLLGGSDSEDSEIDRMRAEVGRIARTIDDPKKLEAIVTILKTV; translated from the coding sequence ATGAGCACAGTTCTAACGGCATCACCGCGTAAGGTGAGCGACGCAGATCGCGGTATTGGCCAACTCGTTCGCCAGGCCCGACGCCGTATAGGCATGACGCTCGATGATCTCGCCAAGCAACTCGGCCTGTCTTATCAACAGGTCCACAAGTATGAGAACGGCACGAACCGGATTAGTGCAGGGACGCTCGCGGCCATCGCCAACATCCTGACCGTTCCGATCGATCACCTGTTTCCCGAAGAAGTTCTTCTGGGTGGGTCCGATAGCGAAGACTCAGAGATTGACCGCATGCGCGCCGAAGTTGGACGCATTGCCCGCACAATCGACGATCCAAAGAAACTGGAAGCGATCGTTACGATCCTGAAGACGGTTTAG
- a CDS encoding D-alanyl-D-alanine carboxypeptidase family protein, whose protein sequence is MPRLNLFAAILVMFGAGLPASAQYIDTEAEFAVIMDYETGDVLYSKRGNEEMIPASMTKIMTAHVIYDAIEKGELSLDDTLVVSERAWREGGWATGGSTMGLEIGETPTVEELLRGVIVLSGNDACIVLAEGLSGSEEAFADRMTDVAREMGLSSANFENASGLPAEGHVISAIDLAKLAAAEIRNYPQYYKYYSELEMTWNGITQGNRNPLLYTMEGADGLKTGHLEASGYGLTASAERDGQRMIMVLNGLPSSQARYDESQRLMRLAFTAFDTRTVEPTEEPIAELPVWNGEARSVGVRLASEFRVAGHKRAFDEANAEIVFDGPLRAPIAAGDEIATLVVTMEGKDVPVTAPLVATESVGELGFMGRAIEGLSLKMGGGTAE, encoded by the coding sequence ATGCCCCGCCTGAACTTGTTTGCTGCTATCCTCGTCATGTTTGGGGCCGGCCTGCCTGCCAGCGCGCAGTATATCGATACAGAAGCGGAATTTGCGGTCATCATGGATTATGAGACCGGCGATGTTCTTTATTCAAAGCGCGGCAACGAGGAGATGATCCCTGCCTCGATGACGAAGATCATGACCGCTCACGTCATCTATGACGCCATCGAAAAGGGTGAGCTCTCGCTGGACGACACGCTGGTCGTCAGCGAACGTGCCTGGCGTGAAGGCGGCTGGGCAACTGGCGGCTCCACGATGGGCCTCGAGATCGGCGAAACGCCGACAGTCGAGGAGCTCCTCCGCGGCGTTATCGTGCTCTCCGGGAATGATGCCTGCATCGTGCTCGCAGAAGGCCTGTCGGGCTCAGAGGAAGCTTTTGCCGACCGGATGACAGACGTTGCCCGGGAAATGGGCCTGTCGTCCGCAAATTTCGAGAATGCCAGCGGCCTCCCAGCTGAGGGGCACGTCATTTCGGCGATCGATCTTGCCAAGCTGGCGGCCGCTGAGATCCGCAATTATCCGCAATATTACAAATACTATTCAGAGCTCGAGATGACCTGGAATGGCATCACGCAGGGCAATCGCAACCCGCTGCTCTACACGATGGAAGGCGCAGACGGCCTGAAGACAGGTCACCTCGAAGCCTCCGGCTACGGCCTGACCGCATCTGCTGAGCGCGATGGCCAGCGCATGATCATGGTCCTGAACGGACTTCCAAGCTCGCAGGCACGCTATGACGAATCCCAGCGCCTGATGCGTCTGGCGTTCACGGCCTTCGATACACGCACCGTCGAACCAACCGAAGAACCGATTGCAGAGCTTCCGGTTTGGAATGGAGAGGCACGGTCCGTTGGCGTTCGTCTTGCGTCCGAGTTTCGCGTAGCAGGCCACAAGCGGGCTTTCGACGAAGCCAATGCCGAAATCGTCTTCGACGGCCCTCTCAGAGCGCCGATCGCCGCTGGCGATGAGATCGCCACGCTCGTCGTCACGATGGAAGGCAAGGACGTCCCGGTGACCGCGCCGCTCGTCGCGACTGAATCGGTCGGCGAGCTTGGCTTCATGGGCCGCGCGATCGAAGGGCTCAGCCTGAAAATGGGTGGCGGCACGGCAGAATGA
- a CDS encoding GNAT family N-acetyltransferase, whose amino-acid sequence MQAPLPYPITGAKALRRPPTIDKFRAVNVRPVQSLDDLQRIFAIRAAIFMAEQSCPYDEEYDGNDLAALHLIASIGREPVGTLRLRWFASFGKIERVCILPSMRGRHIERILLAHALEIAARKGYTLMIGQIQARLWPLWSRVLHCELQEGRQGFSFSDYEYTEIDIPVPSHPDALGPDSDPFILIRPEGDWDRKGILEESAERSGTQAAEKAA is encoded by the coding sequence ATGCAGGCTCCGCTTCCCTATCCAATAACGGGCGCAAAAGCCCTCCGGCGACCGCCGACCATCGACAAGTTTCGTGCTGTGAACGTCCGGCCCGTTCAGTCCCTCGATGATCTGCAGCGCATATTTGCCATAAGGGCAGCCATCTTCATGGCAGAGCAGAGCTGTCCCTATGACGAAGAATATGACGGCAATGATCTGGCCGCCCTCCACCTGATTGCATCCATCGGGCGCGAACCCGTCGGAACACTGCGACTTCGCTGGTTCGCCAGCTTCGGTAAGATCGAACGAGTCTGCATCCTGCCGTCCATGCGTGGCCGGCATATTGAGCGCATCCTGCTTGCCCACGCCCTCGAAATCGCGGCGCGCAAAGGTTACACGCTCATGATCGGCCAGATCCAGGCGCGCCTCTGGCCGCTCTGGTCGAGGGTACTGCATTGCGAGCTTCAGGAAGGCCGGCAGGGCTTCAGCTTCTCCGACTATGAGTATACTGAAATCGACATTCCGGTTCCGTCTCATCCAGACGCGCTCGGCCCCGATAGCGACCCCTTCATTCTTATCCGTCCCGAAGGCGACTGGGACCGAAAGGGTATCCTCGAAGAATCTGCAGAGCGATCGGGGACGCAGGCGGCGGAAAAAGCTGCTTAG
- a CDS encoding succinate dehydrogenase assembly factor 2 translates to MQERKRKLKFRAWRRGFREMDLLMGQFANERIADMSDAELDEFERLLATPDWEVFAWIIGNKPVPPNYAGPVLDQLLGFRYDARAQ, encoded by the coding sequence GTGCAAGAACGCAAACGTAAATTGAAATTCCGGGCATGGCGCCGCGGCTTCCGAGAAATGGACCTCCTGATGGGCCAGTTCGCAAATGAGCGGATCGCCGATATGTCGGACGCAGAGCTCGATGAGTTCGAGCGTCTCCTGGCGACGCCTGACTGGGAAGTCTTCGCGTGGATCATCGGCAACAAGCCTGTTCCGCCAAATTATGCAGGCCCGGTGCTGGACCAGCTGCTCGGCTTTAGATACGACGCGCGCGCTCAGTAA
- a CDS encoding CaiB/BaiF CoA transferase family protein, whose amino-acid sequence MASGPLTGIKIVEFQGIGPGPFCGMLLSDLGADVVRIDRAGKGGRAATPANVESRGRRSIALDLKNPDDVETALKLIEKADGLIEGFRPGVMERLGLGPDVALKRNPKLAYGRMTGWGQTGPLSQAAGHDLNYIALTGALGAMGRKGERPAPPLNLIGDYGGGALYLAFGLLAAVINAKGGGEGQVIDVAMTDGAASLTSMFYGMRAMGVWNDERENNLLDGGAHFYDTYETRDGGYVAIGSIEPQFYALLLEKAGLTDPDFQHQMDRAKWPDLKAKVIDVFKTKTRDEWCDIMEGTDVCFAPVLSMQEAPDHPHNKARQTFVNYEGVTQPAPAPRFSRTPGEIQRPPASPGAHTDEVLNDWQIS is encoded by the coding sequence ATGGCCAGCGGACCACTAACAGGCATCAAGATCGTTGAATTTCAGGGAATTGGACCAGGGCCGTTCTGCGGCATGCTGCTGTCCGATCTCGGCGCTGACGTTGTCCGGATCGACCGGGCAGGCAAGGGCGGGCGGGCCGCCACGCCAGCCAATGTCGAATCGCGCGGCCGGCGCTCGATCGCCCTCGACCTGAAAAACCCTGACGATGTTGAAACAGCGCTGAAGCTGATCGAGAAGGCCGACGGCCTGATCGAAGGCTTCCGTCCCGGCGTCATGGAGCGCCTCGGCCTTGGCCCTGACGTCGCGCTGAAGCGCAATCCAAAGCTCGCCTATGGCCGGATGACCGGCTGGGGCCAGACAGGTCCACTCTCACAGGCAGCCGGCCACGACCTCAACTATATCGCGCTCACCGGCGCGCTCGGCGCCATGGGCCGCAAGGGCGAGCGTCCTGCGCCGCCACTCAACCTGATCGGTGATTATGGCGGCGGCGCGCTCTATCTCGCCTTCGGCCTGCTGGCTGCGGTCATCAACGCCAAGGGCGGCGGCGAAGGCCAGGTCATCGATGTTGCCATGACCGATGGCGCGGCCTCTCTCACCTCCATGTTCTATGGCATGCGCGCCATGGGCGTCTGGAATGATGAGCGCGAGAACAACCTGCTCGATGGCGGCGCCCATTTCTACGACACCTACGAGACCAGGGATGGCGGCTACGTCGCCATCGGCTCTATCGAGCCACAGTTCTACGCGCTTCTCTTGGAAAAGGCGGGCCTCACAGACCCGGACTTCCAGCACCAGATGGACCGGGCGAAATGGCCAGATCTCAAGGCAAAGGTCATTGACGTCTTCAAGACGAAGACCCGCGATGAATGGTGCGACATCATGGAAGGCACGGACGTCTGTTTCGCGCCAGTCCTTTCCATGCAGGAAGCGCCCGATCATCCGCACAACAAGGCACGCCAGACCTTCGTCAACTATGAGGGCGTCACCCAGCCGGCCCCAGCCCCCCGTTTCTCCAGGACTCCCGGCGAGATCCAGCGCCCGCCAGCCAGCCCTGGCGCCCATACCGATGAAGTGCTGAATGACTGGCAGATCAGCTAA
- the mfd gene encoding transcription-repair coupling factor, translating to MPSPSRLASLSAPTNVSGAPFGLDIKAFQDALLDAGGIALYVARDDKTAATALKLAEFFHPSMDRVLLPGWDILPYDRVSPSAAVSSQRCAALARIAQQREDSQPLLVITTGSGLVQRMPPRETMRAASFSMSVGEELAENALTDYLSVNGYIRASTVSERGEYAIRGGIIDIFPPTSEEPIRIDLFGDTLDQLKAFNPETQISTRELTSVTLAPVSEILFSTDTLSLFREKYLSAFGAPGGDTMYEAARAQIRRQGLENWLPLFHDHLDTIFDYIGDDAIVGFSYLSGEAAAERRSQAEDYHAARLDAATDDRPSRVLPPDALYLANSELDEALSSRGIARFTASAAAGGIDLGGKYGRDFAPERAQPELNVFKAAAAHALALREKGLTVVFGAWTSGSADRLVNVMEDHGLGALPRTYSMQAAKSAGLSICELPLEQGIETDALAIISEPDVLGDRLAAPRRKRKAANFISEAASLNTGDLVVHVDHGVGRYEGLKTLELTGAPHDCLELEYAGGDKIYLPVENVDLISRYGSDDAESAVDKLGGVGWQTRKAKAKKRILEMAAELLDIAAARELKRAEPTTTGQGLYEEFAARFPYEETDDQLNAIEDTLTDLSSGRPMDRLVCGDVGFGKTEVALRAAFVAAMSGMQVAVIAPTTLLARQHFNSFSERFANWPVKVRHLSRMVTQKEANEAREGLTNGDVDIIVGTHALLSQSIEFKRLGLLIVDEEQRFGVKHKERLKELKSDVHVLTLSATPIPRTLQMALTGIRDLSIIATPPVDRLSVRTYVAEFDTVTIREALLREKYRGGQAFFVAPRITDLDFLETFMRDNVPEVSFVVAHGQMPPTELEDIMTAFYEGEFDVLLSTTIVESGLDIPRANTLVIYRSDMFGLAQLYQLRGRVGRSKLRAYAYLTTPRQQVMTPGAERRLRILQSLDSLGAGFQLASHDLDMRGSGNLLGDQQSGHVKEVGVELYQSMLEDAVAALKSGNDLEEEVADDWSPLINLGVAVLIPEDYVEDLGVRLALYRRLAEIDTEEGRERFAAELIDRFGPLPEETKQLLDVTAIKAACKALGISKLDSGPKGIVMAFREDTSVEPRELMTIVQSRPNSMKLRPDSKLVVTRAPDDKQKRIQLIRNLLRELSGLVPH from the coding sequence ATGCCTAGCCCTTCGCGTCTTGCCAGTCTTTCTGCGCCGACGAATGTCTCCGGTGCGCCCTTCGGGCTGGACATCAAAGCCTTTCAGGATGCGCTTCTGGATGCAGGCGGCATCGCCCTCTATGTGGCCCGCGACGACAAGACCGCCGCAACCGCGCTAAAGCTCGCAGAGTTCTTCCACCCCTCTATGGACCGTGTCCTCCTGCCGGGTTGGGACATTCTTCCATATGACCGCGTCAGCCCAAGCGCGGCTGTGTCCTCGCAAAGATGCGCCGCGCTTGCCCGTATCGCCCAGCAGCGCGAAGACAGTCAGCCTCTGCTCGTCATCACCACGGGCTCTGGCCTCGTGCAGCGCATGCCGCCGCGCGAGACCATGCGCGCGGCGAGCTTCTCGATGAGCGTTGGCGAAGAGCTCGCTGAAAACGCGCTCACCGACTACCTCTCAGTGAACGGCTATATCCGCGCCTCCACCGTCAGCGAGCGCGGCGAGTACGCCATTCGCGGCGGCATTATCGACATCTTTCCGCCGACCAGCGAGGAGCCGATCCGGATCGACCTCTTCGGTGACACGCTGGACCAGCTCAAAGCCTTCAATCCAGAGACACAGATTTCGACGCGGGAGCTGACCTCGGTCACGCTCGCTCCTGTCTCTGAAATCCTCTTCTCCACCGACACACTCAGCCTCTTCCGTGAGAAATACCTTAGTGCGTTTGGCGCACCGGGCGGCGACACGATGTATGAGGCAGCGCGCGCCCAGATCCGCCGACAGGGGCTGGAAAACTGGCTGCCGCTCTTCCACGACCATCTCGATACGATCTTCGACTATATCGGCGATGATGCGATTGTCGGCTTCAGCTACCTGTCGGGCGAGGCAGCAGCCGAACGCCGGTCACAGGCAGAAGATTATCACGCAGCCCGGCTGGACGCGGCAACCGACGACCGGCCGTCCCGCGTTCTGCCACCGGACGCGCTCTATCTTGCCAATAGCGAGCTTGATGAAGCGCTTTCGTCGCGCGGCATCGCCCGGTTCACCGCATCCGCCGCAGCGGGCGGCATAGACCTTGGCGGCAAATATGGCCGCGATTTCGCCCCTGAGCGCGCACAGCCCGAACTCAATGTCTTCAAGGCCGCCGCCGCTCATGCGCTAGCACTCCGCGAGAAAGGCCTTACAGTTGTTTTCGGTGCGTGGACGTCCGGCTCGGCCGACAGGCTGGTCAACGTCATGGAAGACCATGGCCTCGGCGCGCTTCCGCGGACCTATTCGATGCAGGCGGCAAAGAGCGCGGGTCTCAGCATCTGCGAGCTACCTCTGGAACAGGGGATCGAAACCGATGCCCTCGCCATCATTTCTGAACCGGACGTCCTCGGCGATCGGCTCGCCGCACCGCGCCGCAAGCGCAAGGCCGCCAATTTCATCTCCGAAGCTGCCTCGCTGAATACAGGCGACCTCGTGGTCCATGTCGATCATGGCGTCGGGCGCTATGAAGGGCTGAAAACGCTGGAGCTGACCGGCGCCCCGCATGACTGCCTCGAGCTGGAATATGCCGGCGGCGACAAGATCTATCTGCCCGTCGAGAACGTGGACCTTATCAGCCGCTATGGCAGCGATGATGCTGAAAGCGCCGTGGACAAACTGGGCGGAGTCGGCTGGCAGACCCGCAAGGCCAAGGCCAAGAAACGCATCCTCGAAATGGCCGCCGAACTGCTCGACATCGCCGCCGCGCGTGAGCTGAAACGAGCCGAGCCAACCACGACAGGGCAGGGACTCTATGAGGAATTCGCCGCCCGCTTCCCTTATGAGGAAACCGACGACCAGCTCAACGCCATCGAAGACACGCTGACCGATCTCTCCAGCGGCAGGCCCATGGACCGCCTGGTCTGCGGCGATGTTGGCTTCGGCAAGACCGAAGTGGCCCTCCGTGCCGCTTTCGTCGCGGCGATGAGCGGCATGCAGGTGGCGGTGATCGCGCCGACCACGCTGCTCGCCCGCCAGCACTTCAATTCCTTTTCGGAACGCTTTGCCAATTGGCCCGTCAAAGTGCGCCATCTCTCGCGGATGGTCACCCAGAAGGAAGCCAATGAGGCCCGCGAAGGGCTCACCAATGGCGACGTCGATATCATCGTCGGCACGCATGCGCTTCTCTCGCAGTCGATCGAGTTCAAACGGCTCGGCCTGCTCATCGTCGACGAAGAGCAGCGCTTTGGCGTGAAGCACAAGGAACGCCTGAAAGAGCTGAAATCCGACGTCCATGTCCTGACGCTCTCGGCAACGCCCATTCCGCGCACGCTTCAAATGGCGCTGACCGGCATTCGCGACCTCTCGATCATCGCGACCCCGCCCGTCGACCGCCTGTCGGTGCGCACCTATGTCGCTGAATTCGACACCGTCACCATCCGCGAAGCCCTGCTGCGCGAGAAGTATCGCGGCGGCCAGGCCTTCTTCGTCGCGCCGAGAATCACCGACCTCGATTTCCTCGAAACCTTCATGCGCGACAATGTCCCTGAAGTGAGCTTTGTGGTCGCGCACGGACAGATGCCGCCAACCGAACTGGAAGACATCATGACCGCCTTCTATGAGGGCGAGTTCGACGTGCTCCTGTCGACCACCATCGTTGAAAGCGGCCTCGATATCCCGCGCGCCAATACGCTCGTCATCTATCGCTCCGACATGTTCGGCCTGGCGCAGCTTTACCAGCTTCGCGGCCGCGTCGGCCGGTCGAAACTGCGCGCTTACGCCTACCTCACCACGCCGCGCCAACAGGTCATGACCCCGGGCGCCGAACGCCGCCTGCGTATCCTTCAGTCGCTCGACAGCCTCGGCGCTGGCTTCCAGCTCGCCAGCCACGACCTCGACATGCGTGGCTCCGGCAACCTCCTCGGTGACCAGCAGTCAGGCCATGTCAAAGAGGTCGGCGTGGAGCTCTACCAGTCCATGCTGGAAGACGCCGTCGCGGCCCTCAAATCCGGCAATGACCTTGAAGAAGAAGTCGCTGATGACTGGTCGCCGCTGATCAATCTCGGCGTCGCCGTGCTCATACCGGAAGACTATGTCGAGGACCTTGGCGTTCGCCTCGCCCTCTATCGCCGCCTTGCGGAGATCGACACGGAAGAAGGCCGCGAGCGCTTCGCCGCCGAGCTTATCGACCGGTTCGGCCCGCTGCCTGAGGAGACCAAGCAGCTTCTCGATGTCACCGCCATCAAGGCCGCCTGCAAGGCGCTCGGCATCTCGAAACTCGATTCCGGGCCCAAGGGCATCGTCATGGCGTTCCGCGAAGACACGTCGGTTGAACCGCGTGAGCTGATGACCATCGTTCAGTCACGGCCCAACTCCATGAAGTTGCGCCCAGACTCGAAACTCGTCGTGACGCGCGCCCCTGATGACAAGCAAAAGCGCATCCAGCTTATCCGCAACCTGCTGCGTGAGTTGAGCGGCCTCGTTCCGCACTGA
- the tmk gene encoding dTMP kinase, translated as MTRRGRFITVEGGEGTGKSTLIAGLETHLLDDGIAVTVTREPGGTQLAEAVRALVLSPPGGHRWSALSEALLVYAARRDHLENIIIPALEAGAWVICDRFADSTRVYQGLGGLDQDSIDTLDKLVVGTSQPDRTLILDGPVQDLLSRRRDRGMSDVFESMPIDFHEKVREAFLDIASRDPERCRVIDAMQAPDDVLKAALSKLHED; from the coding sequence ATGACCCGCCGCGGGCGTTTCATAACGGTTGAAGGCGGGGAAGGCACTGGCAAGTCAACGCTGATTGCCGGCCTTGAAACTCACCTCCTGGACGACGGCATCGCGGTCACGGTAACGAGAGAACCCGGCGGCACCCAGCTTGCCGAGGCTGTCCGTGCGCTTGTACTCTCACCACCGGGCGGACATCGCTGGAGCGCACTCAGCGAAGCGCTTCTGGTATATGCCGCGCGCCGTGACCACCTGGAGAACATCATCATTCCCGCGCTTGAGGCGGGCGCATGGGTCATCTGTGACCGGTTTGCGGATTCGACCCGGGTATACCAGGGGCTAGGTGGCCTCGATCAAGACAGCATCGATACGCTGGACAAACTCGTCGTCGGCACCTCCCAGCCCGACCGGACGCTTATTCTCGACGGGCCTGTTCAGGATCTGCTCTCTCGGCGCCGCGACAGGGGGATGTCGGACGTCTTCGAGTCCATGCCGATCGACTTCCATGAAAAGGTCCGCGAAGCATTTCTGGATATCGCCTCCCGTGATCCAGAGCGCTGCAGGGTCATCGATGCCATGCAGGCGCCTGATGATGTCCTGAAGGCGGCGCTCTCCAAACTGCACGAGGATTGA
- a CDS encoding septal ring lytic transglycosylase RlpA family protein: MATSHRASKKTLASLLVIGLVALPARADDMDRDLSRAHIDIAPIYTGQLLRTSSATSSFVAAKESGIASWYGRAFNGRPTASGEIFNADALTAAHPNLPLPSLVKVTNQANGREIVVRVNDRGPFTGGRIIDLSRRAAETLGMLEQGTATVTLDYIGPAPRKQTVQFDDSASFQPSVGPNAASALEQQKAKPTLYNDTLLGGVEPSLGVPDPGKRIATPAKLQEPRPLKPEVETQTAQQQPEPPIERGQASIRPYNVASDPTENSAMPLGPQVFIQIGAFTRIDNAEAVSERLRGQFETDIEAIRIENADYFRVFAGPFATRDAGETARQTLSTLGLGEGFLVLR; this comes from the coding sequence ATGGCGACATCGCATCGAGCATCCAAGAAAACCCTGGCGAGCCTGCTGGTCATTGGGCTTGTGGCACTGCCAGCCCGGGCGGATGATATGGACCGGGACCTTTCCCGCGCCCATATAGACATTGCGCCCATATATACCGGGCAGCTGCTTCGGACGTCATCTGCCACGTCATCCTTCGTCGCCGCCAAAGAGAGCGGCATTGCCTCGTGGTATGGCCGGGCCTTCAACGGCCGGCCCACAGCGAGCGGCGAAATCTTCAACGCAGATGCACTGACAGCAGCTCACCCGAACCTTCCTTTGCCCAGCCTGGTGAAAGTGACAAATCAGGCCAATGGCCGTGAAATCGTCGTGCGCGTAAACGATCGCGGCCCGTTCACAGGCGGCCGGATCATCGATCTTTCGCGCCGCGCCGCCGAAACGCTCGGCATGCTGGAGCAGGGGACGGCAACCGTCACGCTCGATTATATCGGCCCTGCGCCGCGCAAACAGACAGTTCAATTCGACGATAGTGCCTCATTCCAGCCGAGTGTGGGCCCAAACGCGGCGAGCGCGCTCGAACAACAGAAAGCCAAGCCAACCCTTTACAACGACACCTTGCTTGGCGGCGTAGAGCCGTCTCTCGGCGTGCCGGACCCTGGCAAACGCATCGCGACACCTGCAAAGCTGCAAGAGCCGCGGCCGCTGAAGCCTGAGGTCGAGACGCAGACAGCCCAGCAACAGCCAGAGCCACCGATAGAACGGGGGCAGGCCAGCATTCGCCCTTACAACGTCGCGTCTGACCCGACGGAAAATTCAGCAATGCCGCTCGGTCCGCAAGTCTTCATCCAGATCGGCGCTTTCACGCGTATCGACAATGCCGAGGCGGTGTCAGAGCGTCTGCGCGGCCAGTTTGAGACCGATATCGAAGCGATCCGGATTGAAAACGCAGACTATTTCCGCGTCTTTGCCGGCCCGTTCGCAACGCGCGATGCTGGAGAGACAGCGCGCCAGACCCTAAGCACTCTGGGACTTGGTGAGGGTTTTCTGGTTCTGCGCTAG
- a CDS encoding SPOR domain-containing protein has product MALNASTGIRALVATTFLVSSCQVFATADPRVGAPIDFVRKTAAQQSHRTLASRSVSGAMPRPNPSAAHDTWRGPVTRTGSGTLPSVRQKIRFAYPGSVPPANLTSPRSPTMRAAAPSGSFTNMVSVSPSLVSGGTMTAGHASLPLNSLAHVLNPATGREIVVRISSRTSAERADTLALSTHAAEMLGVSAANRNEVEVSYLGPAPLEARTAPQEQPMTPAPRPQPVAPAPVPQKPVQTAESSGLFVQIGSFTKPGSASSVANRVTSGLPNDVRTVDVNGTTYHRVMVGPFRDRAAANRARSSLQSQGFRDGFVTQG; this is encoded by the coding sequence ATGGCTTTGAACGCCAGTACCGGGATACGTGCGCTCGTCGCAACGACATTTCTCGTTTCATCTTGTCAGGTATTTGCAACCGCTGATCCGCGTGTCGGCGCACCTATTGATTTCGTGCGCAAGACAGCGGCCCAGCAAAGCCATCGAACGCTAGCATCGCGGTCAGTCTCTGGCGCCATGCCAAGGCCGAACCCGTCTGCAGCGCATGACACCTGGCGGGGGCCGGTGACCCGGACAGGCTCCGGCACGCTTCCATCTGTCAGGCAGAAGATCCGCTTTGCCTATCCGGGAAGCGTCCCCCCCGCCAACCTGACGTCTCCCCGGTCGCCCACCATGCGCGCCGCTGCTCCATCTGGCAGCTTTACGAACATGGTGTCGGTTTCCCCATCCCTTGTTTCTGGTGGTACTATGACCGCCGGACATGCGAGCCTGCCACTCAACAGTCTGGCTCACGTCCTAAACCCGGCGACAGGCCGTGAGATTGTCGTGCGCATTTCATCGCGCACATCGGCGGAGCGGGCAGATACACTCGCCTTGTCTACCCACGCCGCAGAAATGCTTGGCGTGTCGGCGGCAAACCGCAATGAGGTTGAGGTTAGTTATCTTGGCCCTGCGCCACTGGAGGCCCGCACTGCGCCGCAAGAGCAGCCCATGACGCCGGCGCCGCGCCCGCAACCGGTGGCACCAGCGCCCGTTCCGCAGAAGCCGGTGCAGACAGCCGAGTCCTCTGGTCTGTTTGTCCAGATCGGGTCTTTCACAAAGCCCGGGTCAGCCAGCTCGGTCGCGAACCGCGTGACCTCAGGCCTGCCGAACGATGTAAGGACGGTCGACGTCAATGGCACAACTTATCACCGTGTCATGGTCGGTCCATTTCGCGACCGCGCCGCGGCCAACCGGGCCCGGAGCAGCCTGCAGTCGCAAGGGTTTCGCGACGGGTTCGTCACGCAGGGCTGA